CGCAAACAAAACAATAAGTAACCGAAAAAACAAGGTGCCTTAATGGTTCAAGACGATGGACGCACAATAGGAGTGATGATTACGTGATCTACTTTCCTGCCTTGTCGGCTACGTTGCCCAGACTCCACCACAACGACCACAACGACGAGGAGAGTCGCGCTGCTTGTCTTGCATGCCCGCCACATCTTTCCCAACGATATATCATATCTTGCACACCATCCAACCACCCCACAATCCATTCAAGAGCTGGTCGTCTTGCTGTATACTCAATGAGTAAATTTCGAATATCTAGTGCGGTGCGTTGTTTGGGCGTACACATTGCCTGTTGATGTTCGTATGTCGGTCGTTGACTCAGGCCCGAAAACGAGTAGGCCATGATTATCTTATTGCCCATCGCCCTGCCTCCCCATACACGCCGTCGAGGAGTTTCATAGACCGCTCATATTGCCCCCTGTTACACCCTCTGCCTTCACGACGACGGACGGCACCGGTCGCCTGTCACCCCTACGTACGTCTTGAATTTTCTCTAGCAGTCGAACACGCGAACATGCCTCTCACCGCCCATACTCCACCGCTGCGCCATGTAGAGACCCAAGGCCCGTCAAGAACAGATACAGCAGGCTTGTCACACAAGTCAAGGACCTGGGCTTCAGTCTCTTCCCAGTTTCGCGCCCCCCGAcgctctcctcctcctcattcATGCTCTATGCCACTGAGAAGATCGTAGTCGGCGTGACCGACGTCTGGTACGTCTTCCGTTTTGTCCACCGCTCATAACTGAACTCACTTTTACGGGCGTACCTTTACAGCCTTTGTTCATAACCTGCAAAGGGGTGTACTACTCACGGAGTATTGGAACGGTTGGTTTCCTACGTCAGGGCGTGTCTGTATACATAGTACAGGAGCCGGTAAGTGACCAAAACTTTCGGGCCGTTATGatcaaagttcaaattcaATTTGTTGAAACGCGACAGACGTAAACTTGGAAATTTCTCTAGGACCCCAGTACGCATGTCCGTTCATACCCAATTTTATCCCCTATCCCTGGTGCATTAATGTTTACTCAAACGCACTATTAAAACCCATGAAGGACCGGTCGGACTAATGCAGGAATTGAGACCTATATCAGATGGACTTCGGAAATGAATTTTGGGCGCTTGGCGATCAACTCGAGATAACGGAAGTCCTGAAAATGCATCGGCGGCTAAGCTACACTCGGATTGAATTTTGTGCGGTATTGAACCCACATGCCAGGTCTGAAACTTCTACATTGAGATGTCTTCGGTATTATATTGACCCTCAGTCACACCACCTCAGATTTGTGCCACCGAAGAGAACTCGCGGTCGTGTTCGCACCCAAAATAGTTCAATTAGAATAGAAGATGTTTTAACGAATTTTCTCTGTTAGATTATCACTGGGGAACTGAAAATAAACAGGTAGTACATGAGGCTGCATCGCGGAGACTGCCTTTATATCTGGTCGGTATCCTTTCCGTTGGCAAATTTCTGTTTGAATCCCACTTCCACTATCAGAGACGCCACTTCCAGTCCACCCTAAACGATGATGAAGCCACGTCAAActcaaaaaaagaacaaaaaaccGACTCCAGAGGCACCAGTTACGACCCCACCCAGTGGTCCCAAATCTCTGTGAGCACCGATTTACTTGGCGCAGCATTTCATACAATGCTTATCCTTAATAGCGATCTTCTGTTTATTCATGACTGCACGGCAAGTCAAACTCCTTACATCTCAGGGACCGTCAGTCGTTGTTTGGAGATTGTTAGTGTCATCCAAGGACTCGGGAACCTCGATACGCGTAAAGAGGGGATGCGCGTTGGCCTGATTGCGTTTTGTGATCATGGTAAAGATGAAGACTTCGTTACCAAGGACTTTGGTGGATTTACATTCGACGTCGAACAATTCTACCATAATCTCAGGTCCCTGGAGGCTAATGGAGGCTCGGATTATCCTGAAGCCGTTACTGCTGCATTGGAGCATAGTCTTAGGCTTGAATGGAGGACTGATGCAGCAAAGCTGGTAATCTTAATTACGGACGCCGCCCCACATGGGATtggcgaagaagatgatgaattCCCGCAGGGAGATCCAAACGGTAGGTGAATTTATGCCTTGATATCGACAAAGTTAATAAATTGGTTTAGGTCATGACCCTCTGAAGATCGCAAAGAAGATGGCAGAACAGGGGATAACGATGGTACATCATTTTTGTTAGTTCGTTTCAGCAGCACTGTGGTgactttttcttcatttcaacAATAGCTGATTGTAGCTTGCGAGCCTGTGCTGAGTAACGAGAACGATGTATGTACAATTTTCGATTTATTATCGTGCGGGACAATACAAACTAAAGTGTACTGCACAGTACGCCCATGATTTTTACTTAGCCCTGGCAAAAATCACCAGGTAAGTAAGTTTGTTCTCACCTCTGTTAGAATTTGTCGAGTTCATATGACATGCAGGGGAAAACTTGTTCCCCTGCTTGACGTTCGCGTTCTTTCCGCTTTCATCATTGGGTACGCTCTTGAGCAAATGGGGCTTGAGGAGCTTTCTCGACAATATTCAGAACCTATTAAAGGTTTGCACAAAAGTGGGTTTACCTTGAAAGAAATGGTTAATGCCGTCTGGGAGTGGTTATCGGGTAAAGAAAACAAGGTTTACGAACTCAAGTATAACCAGGTGTATGAGGAACCACCAGAGTTTGATGAGGTCGTGAACACGTGGGCTGATGGAAAGGATATTTTGTCTGTGCGGGAACAGGTACGGCGTAAGGCAAGTGTCTTGATCAAGTATCTGGGATTGATGAACATACGCTGATGCATTACATAGTCTACACCACGCTCGAGTAAGCAACGGGTTCCTGCTCGTTGTATTGCGCCGCCAGGTGGTTGGCCAAAAACCACAGTCGATGTTACGCTCATGAACATGAATGAAAGGGATATAATCGATTTCATGTATCTCGATCCTGATCCCGACCTGGATGCTATCAGGACTCATGGCCCCGCTCCTATCCAAAATGGGTCTCTGCAGCCAGGTGAAATCTCAAGGCAACCTAGAAAGCTTCTTGCCCATACCGACTACTACTTCAGTCTGAAGTGCGGTTCGCAGAAAAGAAATCACATCAAGTATATCTACCAATATTTTTGTCATTGGCTTGGAGCTGACCTGAACCTATCATAGGCAAAATTTCTCAAGCAAGCAAGATATGGATGTATCGATTCACTTCAAATAACTGGTGAAACAGGAGGTCGAACGAGACAGAACAGTGAATATAATTACTTTACGCTCGTGTGGCATTAGCTATCATGTGAAGTTTCATGATTATCTATCTGGACTCATGGCTTTGGGAAGGCATTGTGCAAGGGAATGTCGGCCCTTACGCCATGAATGAGGGACAACATTGCTATCTAGGTATGCCAGCCTTCAGCGCTTCTCGGATAAATGACATTGGCGCCCGGCTAATTTTAAGCAAGGTCTCCTAATATAAGCACTCGTGGGTCATTTTGTGAGGTCTCATGACTGTTATCTGTACAATATGAAATCACATGAATAATAGATATTTACTTGGATCAGCTAATTGTGAACTCTTTTCAGCATCATCTACTTCTCAGGCTATCCACCGATCTATTGATATGAGGTACTAATCGCTTTTCAATTCGCTACAATTCGGAACGAAAACCCAGCTATCGGGTTCCATACCGTTGTTATTCTCGTTAAAACTATAAATGTGACTCTGGAAGGTCCCAGCGAAATATTTGCTGTTTGTTTACCCGAAGAACCCGCGCACTGAGGTTGATAAAGTCCTAGCGTCAATTTCACTTGGATAATAACACTATGGATACAATGACGATCACTAGCCTCACAATTATCAATCAAGCTTCCGACGTTCCGGAGGGCTTCCCAGCCACAAATTTAATCGAGGTTCTCCTTAGGCATTATATTCCCACTGCCATCAGCAAGTTTGTACGCGATGTGCACTCGTCAAACCAAGTATACTTTCGGGCATCAAAAATATACAACGCCATTTTGAGTTCCATAACGCATATTCAAAGTGCAAACACTGCGGAATGGGCGGTATTCGATCACTACACGCTTGCTATACCGGTTCTAGAGAGGTACGAACAAGCTCATTGGCTATATCTTGACTTTTTCAAGTAATTCCAAATTAAAAGGATTTTATTGAATTTCTACGTCAACCACCCAGAAGACATTAAACGTGATCATCTTCCACCGACAGATGGCATCGAGTCGGCCATCATGTTTATAGAAATAATGGAAAATGATAGGGTAATGCTCCGTAATGCCCTAAAGGATCTCGCCGACGAGCATTTCACAGTGTGTCCATTTCTCCTTGCTCTTAGCCCAAGGTTTATTGTATAACTCTTTATAGATCCTATCTGGCGGCTTGCAGCCCTATCTTGTGGCAGATGCTAGTACGTCTCGCAGGACGGACGATATTGACACGATTAAAGCCTTGAATGCATATATCTCTTCCAATAAATTAATggatgttgatattgatcaACCGTAATTATTTTCGAGGGATCGCTGCGTTATACAGGCTAACTAATTTATACAGGCTTAATGGAAAGCTGTTGACCAGTGTACGCATGGCCATTGGGGAACTGGCTGAAAAACTAATCAATCATTTGTTTCCAGAGGTCGTTTCTCCTCGTTCAGTACATCTTACGAAACTGATTCATTATTTGACATACAGAATCTTGCTGCCCTTGGAATCAAGACAATTATGCTTGCATATGTTCCTTTTTCTCTGATTACGGCAGGTACAATATCGACAGAATGGCGTGACTATTTTAAAAGCCACGCAGTGTGGCGGGCAGTAGAAAGGTGAGTGTCATTTTATAAAGCTTCAATTTGCGACATGGAACGATGATTGGCATTAGTTTGACGACCAATGTTCTTTCACAATTTATATCTGGTGAAACTTTAGGAAACCTAGCGCCACTTGAAGAAGAATGGAGGACCGTCAGGGGACTATTACTCAAATTACAGCATACTGATGTCAGTACATCAGAAGAAATTCTTCACCTCGTCAAGTTGGCAGCAAACATTAGGCGGCCTTTTCACGGTCGGGTTGTCGAGATTGTAAAGATGCTTTACGATATTCACATTTACTCCCATGCCAATCAAATCTCGGTTGGCCAGAGCACTCACAAGCTCAGGGAGATCAAGCAGTAAGATATCCTAATTATTGTTCAACATGGATTGTTAATTGTCAGCGCCTCTTTAGGGTAATGAGAATCGCAATTGAGGGGTTCGAGAGCCTAAAAGTAGAAGTAACGGACGTCAGAGAGATTGCGCTAACTGACAACCCTTACCAAAAACGGAGCTCAATGGTCAAGGAACTTTTGACTACCATTGAAGGACTCTTCTCGGAAGTGAGTGCATATTTTATTGAATTGCTGCACTGGTTTTTCTGATTGGTTTTTCGCGTTAAGCTACCGGAGAAAAGGGAATATTGGGTCAGGAAGTACAACAACGCAGCGGAGATTGATGAGATTCATCTCGAGTGGATGAGAAAAAGGCTCGGACTCACGCATCAAGGCAACGACGTATCCGAGGGCATGAGGAGAACAGGGTACTCGGACGAGGACAAATACagcgatgacgacgacgatagTGATAGCGACGACGACAGAGAAGATTTTCTACCGGATACATTTTACAGTGATGGGAAAGTTCTACAAACTGTCACCTTCGAGGAACAACCAATATCAAAGAGACAGGTACTTGCTACATATTTCCTCTTTTTATGATTTTTGAGACAAAAGTCGCTACAGGTCAAAAAGCTTATACTACAAGTCCTTGCCCGCTCCGGTGTATTTTTGTAGCCATCGTTGAACCTCTTCTCATATCCCTTGTTCTGCGTTTAATGTACAAAGTTTCTGTTGGCTTGTTTTGGCCAATTCATACTTAAAATCAATATTTAATGTGCTGTAAATTGGCTTATAGTGTTGTCTGGCAGCTACCGTCCCAGTAGGTGTTGGCCTCGCTCTCCCTCCATCAATAGCCCTTCAAGAGACATCACCCTCGGCGCGAGTGGTCCGGCATTGGCATTCGTGGGAACTTGGACTTGGTCTAATTTGAGTCTAGCTTGAAAAGGACATCGATTCAATTGTAAGCATGCTTTCTGCCCTCAAAGACTGATTCTTAAGAAGGAACAAGGATATACACGTTCTTGAGATCTTTTGATAAATAAAGCCAAAAAAATACCCAACTCACATGTCCAAAATAAGCATGATCCGAGGCGCAGCTTGAGGGTGAGCCTTGATTAATCTGATTTACATCGCAaattaatttttatagatgGCTCTCAGAAATGTAAGACATTTAATTGCACTTTGAGACACAAGCAAAGTTATCAACTACAATACCCTTTGTATTCCGTGGCCACAAGCCCACTCAAACAAAAAAGTCACGGTTATATTTGATAGTTGAACCAATTTAATCGATCACAAATCAAAGCAATGTCCgatatttgtttttttatttattttataaATCACCACCACCGTCAGGCTTTAGTAAGAACTATCCTATGCATATGTGTTAATTCACCTCTCTATGAGGCTGTGAAATGCACGTACTTGTGTCTCCAAAGTGACTATTCTTATACAAAGTACATGTTGACATCAATGGTCTTGTTATTATCAAAGTTGAACCTGACGGATATTATCACAGTTAAATGAGAAAATTCCATATGATAATTGAATCTAAC
This portion of the Psilocybe cubensis strain MGC-MH-2018 chromosome 12, whole genome shotgun sequence genome encodes:
- a CDS encoding Alpha-protein kinase vwkA, translating into MLILNSDLLFIHDCTASQTPYISGTVSRCLEIVSVIQGLGNLDTRKEGMRVGLIAFCDHGKDEDFVTKDFGGFTFDVEQFYHNLRSLEANGGSDYPEAVTAALEHSLRLEWRTDAAKLVILITDAAPHGIGEEDDEFPQGDPNGHDPLKIAKKMAEQGITMLIVACEPVLSNENDYAHDFYLALAKITRGKLVPLLDVRVLSAFIIGYALEQMGLEELSRQYSEPIKGLHKSGFTLKEMVNAVWEWLSGKENKVYELKYNQVYEEPPEFDEVVNTWADGKDILSVREQSTPRSSKQRVPARCIAPPGGWPKTTVDVTLMNMNERDIIDFMYLDPDPDLDAIRTHGPAPIQNGSLQPGEISRQPRKLLAHTDYYFSLKCGSQKRNHIKQNFSSKQDMDVSIHFK